The Fusobacterium necrophorum subsp. necrophorum genome has a window encoding:
- a CDS encoding oligosaccharide flippase family protein, translating into MRINQLRMGTMISLLSVGIGSVIQLFYTPIFLNYLGSSDYGINSFIQSIMGYLSMLNLGFGTTMLRYLVQYEEKNEIEKYKYLVGIFLVIFIILSLICIIIGILIYSNLPFFLQDSFSFEEIMKTQKIFLILLINMSISFPFIICSTYIHSKERFLYLRGLSFFTLVMNPITGLILLKFGFGLVAITVSTLCYSILTIILNIFYSVYLGIKIKFYFKDFTLIKELFKFSFYIFLGILIDRLYWSTDRLIIGKYLGAATVGVYSISSVFNQMYMSISTSVSEVLSPKVNQLTVKKSNLEISDLFIKVGRIQYILMGLICTGFLLFGKEFITFWVGKSYSKDIYYMTLWIMLPLTVPLIQNTGIVILQAKNLHKFRSLIYFIIALLNIFFSLILVNNYGALGCSIGTGISFCIGNIIIINIYYYKKVELDIVQFWKEILHMTYPIFISIILGYILKYFLPPSTILLLLLEIVLYTIVYILLMFLRGLNKEEKKMIVQFWK; encoded by the coding sequence ATGAGAATAAATCAGCTAAGAATGGGGACTATGATTTCTTTACTAAGTGTGGGAATAGGATCTGTTATACAGCTCTTTTATACACCTATATTTTTAAATTACTTAGGTTCATCTGATTATGGTATAAATTCTTTTATCCAATCAATTATGGGGTACCTTAGTATGTTAAATTTAGGGTTTGGGACAACAATGTTGAGATATCTGGTTCAATATGAAGAAAAAAATGAAATAGAAAAATACAAGTATTTAGTTGGAATATTTCTAGTTATATTTATAATATTATCTTTAATTTGCATTATTATAGGAATACTTATTTATTCGAATTTGCCTTTTTTTTTACAAGATAGTTTTTCTTTTGAAGAAATTATGAAAACCCAGAAAATTTTTTTAATTTTACTTATCAATATGAGTATTTCTTTTCCTTTTATAATTTGCTCTACCTACATCCATTCGAAAGAAAGATTTTTATACTTAAGGGGATTATCTTTTTTTACATTGGTTATGAATCCAATAACAGGTCTCATTTTGTTAAAATTTGGATTTGGATTAGTAGCTATTACTGTTTCAACTTTATGTTATTCTATTTTAACTATAATATTGAATATATTTTATTCTGTATATTTAGGCATAAAAATAAAGTTTTATTTTAAAGATTTTACTCTGATTAAGGAATTGTTTAAGTTTTCATTTTATATTTTTTTGGGAATATTAATAGATAGACTATATTGGAGTACTGATAGGCTGATTATAGGGAAATATTTAGGTGCTGCTACAGTCGGAGTATATTCCATTTCTTCTGTTTTTAATCAAATGTATATGAGTATTTCGACATCTGTTTCAGAAGTATTATCCCCAAAGGTTAATCAACTAACGGTAAAGAAGTCTAATCTGGAAATCTCAGATCTATTTATAAAAGTGGGAAGAATACAATATATCTTAATGGGATTAATATGCACAGGTTTTTTATTATTTGGAAAAGAATTTATAACTTTTTGGGTTGGGAAATCATATTCTAAAGATATTTATTATATGACACTTTGGATTATGCTTCCTTTAACTGTTCCCTTAATTCAAAATACTGGAATTGTTATATTGCAAGCTAAGAATCTACATAAATTTCGTTCGCTGATTTATTTTATCATTGCTCTGTTGAATATTTTCTTTAGTTTAATTTTAGTAAATAATTATGGTGCCTTAGGTTGTTCCATAGGGACAGGTATTTCTTTTTGTATAGGAAACATTATTATTATTAATATATATTATTATAAAAAGGTAGAATTAGATATTGTACAGTTTTGGAAAGAGATTTTACATATGACATATCCGATATTCATTTCTATTATTTTAGGATATATTTTAAAATATTTTTTACCTCCATCAACGATATTGCTATTATTATTAGAGATAGTATTGTATACAATTGTATACATATTACTTATGTTTTTGAGGGGATTAAATAAAGAAGAAAAAAAAATGATAGTGCAATTTTGGAAGTGA
- a CDS encoding Coenzyme F420 hydrogenase/dehydrogenase, beta subunit C-terminal domain, whose amino-acid sequence MKSAIEVIGKSECTGCFGCVNACPISNAIEMKFDNEGFYKANITNYCIHCGKCQKFCPIIDYSSRNLLKKVYAAWSLDSEILKKSSSGGIFSELSKFILSNNGMVYGAAWKDGRIVHIKISKMEDIYQLQGSKYLPSNINLTYTEVMDDLKKGKKVLYSGLPCQIAALQKVVSSANLFTLDVICHGIPSQKVFDKYLKEMNIENFKSVSFRDKEKGWSKFGMKYYSKNGEKVLETCQEKDVFFRGFMKDIYLSIPCYKCKFKGDIQGNHRIGDITLADFWGIEKKLENNDLGVSLVITNNLKGERLFYTIKKDIFYQEVLLKKALKWNKSFYQSPTINKNRKKFFQEIDHLSIFDLERKYYPTPSILNRYYYIFRNNIKKIIKVMLEWIGVEI is encoded by the coding sequence ATGAAATCTGCCATCGAAGTGATTGGAAAAAGTGAGTGTACTGGTTGTTTTGGCTGTGTCAATGCTTGTCCTATTTCTAATGCTATAGAAATGAAGTTTGATAATGAAGGATTTTATAAAGCAAACATTACAAATTATTGTATACATTGTGGAAAGTGTCAAAAATTTTGTCCTATAATTGATTATAGCAGCAGGAATCTTTTAAAAAAAGTTTATGCAGCATGGTCTTTAGATAGTGAAATTTTAAAAAAAAGTTCTTCAGGAGGCATTTTTAGTGAATTATCAAAATTCATTTTATCAAATAATGGGATGGTCTATGGAGCGGCTTGGAAAGATGGAAGGATTGTTCATATTAAAATATCTAAAATGGAAGATATTTATCAATTGCAGGGATCAAAATATTTGCCTAGTAATATAAATTTGACATACACAGAGGTCATGGATGATTTAAAAAAAGGGAAGAAAGTTTTATATTCGGGACTTCCTTGTCAAATTGCTGCACTGCAAAAAGTGGTTAGTAGCGCTAATTTATTTACATTGGATGTTATTTGTCATGGAATTCCCTCACAGAAAGTATTTGATAAATATTTAAAAGAAATGAATATAGAAAATTTTAAATCTGTATCTTTTCGAGATAAAGAGAAGGGATGGTCTAAATTTGGAATGAAATATTATTCAAAAAATGGAGAAAAAGTACTTGAAACATGTCAAGAAAAAGATGTTTTTTTTAGAGGATTTATGAAGGATATTTATTTGTCAATTCCTTGTTATAAATGTAAATTTAAAGGTGATATTCAGGGAAATCATAGGATAGGAGATATCACATTGGCTGATTTTTGGGGAATTGAAAAAAAATTGGAAAATAATGACTTAGGGGTATCGTTAGTGATTACTAATAATTTAAAAGGAGAAAGATTATTTTACACTATAAAAAAAGATATTTTTTATCAAGAAGTTTTACTAAAAAAGGCATTGAAATGGAATAAATCATTTTATCAAAGTCCAACTATTAATAAAAATAGAAAAAAATTTTTCCAAGAAATTGATCATTTATCAATATTTGATTTAGAGAGAAAATATTACCCTACCCCTTCCATTCTAAATAGATATTACTATATATTTAGAAATAATATAAAAAAAATAATAAAAGTGATGTTAGAATGGATTGGTGTAGAAATATGA
- a CDS encoding polysaccharide pyruvyl transferase family protein, which yields MKKILLEHVPHSLNYGTTMMAVNLINALKGTSIEIYLDTQKEEDIINIRKSINGIKIKKDIFFQKRKKRFIRVFYKIFIQPIKVHKYDYIFILGGDDLSEYYGRLNFLINAISLLFYSKKKKRLFLLGQSVGPFTGINKIIAKYLISKSNLYTRDQYCSSYVKEILKIDNFVEARDLAFLSLPFQEQTSNFFKNYFLNTNEYITLVPSGLVECYTKNYEKYISQWMDCILKIMEKYPDKKIVLLAHVVSLDDSGDINIIEELFRKIPISEKNRVIKITESILPVEARNVLGNSWCVITGRMHAAVSTFQMGKPAISLSYSVKYRGVIGNGLNREDLIIESANEDFWKEEQISKHIIEKLCYLENNYSKILQEVVEAVNQNKFIVQNMLLEIKNKIEKGI from the coding sequence ATGAAAAAAATATTACTTGAACATGTTCCACATAGTTTAAATTATGGAACTACAATGATGGCAGTTAATTTAATTAATGCTCTAAAAGGAACTAGTATAGAAATTTATTTAGATACTCAAAAGGAAGAAGATATTATTAATATTAGAAAATCTATAAATGGCATAAAGATAAAAAAAGATATTTTCTTTCAAAAAAGAAAAAAAAGATTCATTCGAGTATTCTATAAAATTTTTATTCAACCGATAAAAGTACATAAATATGATTATATATTTATTTTAGGTGGCGATGATTTGTCGGAATATTATGGAAGGTTAAATTTTTTGATAAATGCCATATCTTTATTATTTTATAGCAAGAAAAAAAAGAGATTATTTCTACTGGGACAAAGTGTTGGACCATTTACAGGAATCAACAAAATTATAGCAAAATATTTAATTTCAAAATCTAACTTATATACTCGGGATCAGTATTGTTCATCTTATGTTAAAGAAATTTTAAAAATTGATAATTTTGTTGAAGCTAGGGATTTAGCTTTTTTAAGTTTACCTTTTCAAGAACAAACATCTAATTTTTTTAAAAATTATTTTTTAAATACTAATGAATACATTACATTAGTTCCCTCTGGCTTGGTAGAATGCTATACAAAAAATTATGAGAAATATATAAGTCAGTGGATGGATTGTATATTAAAAATTATGGAAAAATATCCGGATAAGAAAATAGTCTTATTAGCTCATGTAGTTTCTTTGGATGACTCTGGAGATATTAATATTATTGAAGAATTGTTTCGGAAGATTCCTATTTCTGAAAAAAATCGTGTTATTAAGATAACGGAAAGTATTCTTCCAGTAGAAGCAAGAAATGTATTAGGAAATTCTTGGTGTGTTATTACTGGTAGGATGCATGCAGCTGTATCTACATTTCAGATGGGAAAACCAGCCATTTCTTTATCATATAGTGTTAAATATCGTGGAGTTATTGGGAATGGCTTGAATAGAGAAGACTTAATAATTGAATCTGCAAATGAAGATTTTTGGAAAGAAGAACAAATATCTAAGCATATTATTGAAAAATTATGTTACTTGGAAAATAATTATTCCAAAATTTTACAGGAAGTTGTGGAAGCAGTTAATCAAAATAAATTCATTGTACAGAATATGTTATTAGAAATTAAAAATAAGATTGAAAAAGGAATATAA
- a CDS encoding EpsG family protein: MIYYICLYVLFTLNFFNKYKKYIRKFSNIIFCIFLCFTYMNGSDWKNYEILYTQYSFQNFLSFPFEKLFCLYFSLFKIFRVDFWVFFILTKVVCFCVFMKIIYKFSINYFLVQAIFFVQLGLYLFIDCPLRNLIAISLGLLSIDYFIERKNFISFLYFILAVMFHNSALILLLFFFFYTMMWERNRSKMVLMMLLILSVIFTDKRILFFFLNVLKSLPAIYFRVYNYFGTKYDVTEIFNIRLVEKYIVAVLSLVYYKKISKKYKYGEILVLLNMIFLVFYRIGSTFTALIRLALYFRIFNIILLSYIINLIKDRYLKYFCLVIYLIYMSFNLYFLIRDTRLYYPYTSYLQYIGKEKPSYEDRINFLK, encoded by the coding sequence ATGATTTATTATATATGTTTATATGTACTGTTTACGTTGAACTTTTTTAATAAATATAAAAAATATATCAGAAAATTTAGTAATATTATTTTTTGTATTTTTCTATGTTTTACATATATGAATGGAAGTGATTGGAAAAATTATGAGATATTGTATACTCAATATAGTTTTCAAAATTTTTTATCTTTTCCATTTGAAAAATTATTTTGCTTATATTTTTCTCTATTTAAAATATTTAGAGTTGATTTTTGGGTGTTTTTTATACTTACTAAAGTAGTATGTTTTTGTGTTTTTATGAAAATTATTTATAAATTTTCTATTAATTATTTTTTAGTGCAAGCTATATTTTTTGTTCAATTAGGGCTATATTTATTTATAGATTGTCCTCTGAGAAATTTGATTGCAATATCTTTAGGCTTGTTATCTATAGACTATTTTATTGAGAGAAAAAACTTCATCTCTTTTCTTTATTTTATATTAGCAGTTATGTTTCATAATTCTGCACTTATTTTACTTCTTTTCTTTTTCTTTTATACTATGATGTGGGAAAGGAATCGCTCTAAAATGGTTTTAATGATGTTACTTATTTTAAGTGTTATTTTTACAGACAAAAGGATTCTGTTTTTTTTCCTAAATGTATTGAAATCATTACCTGCTATTTATTTTAGAGTTTATAATTATTTTGGTACTAAGTATGATGTTACTGAGATTTTTAATATCAGATTGGTAGAAAAATATATAGTAGCAGTTCTGAGTTTAGTTTATTATAAAAAGATTAGTAAAAAATATAAATATGGTGAAATATTGGTCTTATTAAATATGATATTTTTAGTTTTTTATAGAATAGGAAGTACATTTACTGCTTTAATAAGATTAGCATTATATTTCAGAATATTTAACATTATTTTACTTTCCTATATAATAAATTTAATTAAAGATAGATATTTGAAATATTTTTGTTTAGTAATATATCTAATATACATGAGTTTTAATTTGTATTTTTTAATAAGGGATACTCGTTTATATTATCCATATACTTCTTATTTACAATATATTGGAAAAGAAAAACCTAGCTATGAAGATAGAATAAATTTTCTAAAATAA
- a CDS encoding glycosyl transferase family 1, translated as MKTILFIEGIYPINSRSQRIISTLGQEYSVRVVSWDRNNLKEKKEGYFIYSSTEGYGNRIKKLLGMKKYFQFVKSIYLVEKPDIIFVSQWDMLIFGYFLKKHKNKLVYDNIDMPASTNKFLWNVLMWIEKQLLTRCDMMIFSSRFFKENYDFFKKETFLLENLPLKYNNGILSPRKKSSKIRFAFIGTIRYYEILKKGIDVISSIEEIEYYFYGSGPDENKLMDYIKSKEYKNIYFKGKYEYQDIKKIYDNIDFVWAVYPNKDYNVKYAISNKFFESLLYEKVAFFATNTHLGNLVKDNSLGFVIDPYSPEKFFKNLDIKELKNKMKEYSLNIKKYKIHEKLLWEENEIEFLKQMNKVVKE; from the coding sequence TTGAAAACAATTTTATTCATAGAAGGAATATATCCAATTAATAGCAGAAGTCAAAGAATTATATCCACATTGGGACAAGAATATTCTGTAAGAGTAGTATCCTGGGATAGGAATAATTTAAAAGAAAAGAAAGAAGGTTACTTTATTTATTCTAGTACTGAAGGTTATGGAAATAGGATAAAAAAGCTTTTAGGAATGAAAAAATATTTTCAATTTGTGAAGTCCATATATTTAGTAGAAAAGCCAGATATTATTTTTGTATCACAGTGGGATATGTTAATATTTGGATATTTTTTAAAAAAACATAAAAATAAGTTAGTATATGATAATATTGATATGCCTGCATCTACCAATAAATTTCTATGGAATGTGTTGATGTGGATAGAAAAGCAATTGCTTACTCGTTGTGACATGATGATTTTTTCATCGAGATTTTTTAAAGAAAATTATGATTTTTTCAAAAAAGAAACATTTTTATTAGAAAATTTACCATTGAAATATAATAATGGGATTTTATCTCCTAGAAAGAAAAGCTCGAAAATTCGGTTTGCATTTATAGGAACCATTCGATATTATGAAATTTTAAAGAAAGGGATAGATGTAATTTCATCTATAGAAGAAATCGAATACTATTTTTATGGAAGTGGTCCTGATGAAAACAAATTAATGGATTATATTAAATCAAAAGAATATAAAAATATTTATTTTAAAGGAAAATATGAATATCAGGATATTAAAAAGATATATGATAATATTGATTTTGTTTGGGCTGTATACCCTAATAAAGATTATAATGTTAAATATGCAATTTCCAATAAATTTTTTGAAAGTTTATTATATGAAAAAGTTGCTTTTTTTGCAACAAATACTCATCTAGGTAATTTAGTAAAGGATAATTCCTTGGGATTTGTTATTGATCCGTATAGTCCTGAGAAATTTTTTAAAAATTTAGATATTAAAGAATTAAAAAATAAGATGAAAGAATACAGTTTAAATATAAAAAAATATAAAATACATGAAAAATTATTGTGGGAAGAAAATGAAATAGAATTTTTAAAACAGATGAATAAGGTAGTAAAAGAATGA
- a CDS encoding glycosyltransferase family 2 protein — protein MIKDLVSIITPTYNSDTYISETIDSVINQTYKYWEMIIIDDNSSDNTGIIVKKYTEKYNNIRYILLQRNQGPAIARNIGIESAKGQYIAFLDSDDLWKPNKLKEQINFMKEHNCALSFSQYEEIDSEGNKLNILIKTPKYKISYHDYLVTTPIGCLTAMYDTEKLGKIYLPLLRNREDTALWLKILKKGIYAYPIQKNLAYYRIHSNSITSNKLKLFKYQWDLYFNIEKLGYIKSIFYIFSITIVKILKLKEKRIDA, from the coding sequence ATGATTAAAGATTTGGTGAGCATTATTACTCCAACATATAATTCAGATACATATATTTCGGAAACGATTGATTCTGTGATAAATCAAACATATAAATACTGGGAAATGATTATTATAGATGACAATTCTTCAGACAATACAGGAATAATTGTTAAAAAATATACAGAAAAATATAATAACATTAGATATATATTGCTTCAAAGAAATCAAGGTCCTGCAATAGCCAGAAACATAGGAATAGAGAGTGCAAAAGGGCAATACATAGCCTTTCTGGATAGTGATGATTTATGGAAGCCAAATAAATTAAAAGAACAAATAAATTTCATGAAAGAACACAACTGTGCTTTAAGTTTTTCTCAATATGAGGAGATTGATTCGGAAGGAAATAAATTAAATATTTTAATAAAAACTCCTAAATATAAGATAAGTTATCATGACTATTTAGTAACAACTCCGATTGGATGTCTGACTGCAATGTATGATACAGAAAAATTAGGAAAAATATATTTGCCTTTGTTGAGAAATAGAGAAGACACTGCGTTATGGCTAAAAATTTTAAAAAAAGGGATATATGCATATCCTATTCAAAAGAATCTAGCATATTATAGAATCCATAGTAATTCTATTACTTCGAATAAATTGAAACTTTTTAAGTATCAGTGGGATCTATATTTCAATATAGAAAAATTAGGATATATTAAATCAATTTTTTATATTTTTTCAATTACAATAGTTAAAATATTAAAATTAAAAGAAAAAAGAATAGATGCTTAA
- a CDS encoding DegT/DnrJ/EryC1/StrS family aminotransferase has protein sequence MEKKIIQFSPPDITQAEINEVVDTLKSGWITTGPKTKKFEEEISQYCHSDKTVCFNSATAAMELALKLFDIGPGDEVITSVYTYTASASVALHCGAKVVLVDTKKGSFNIDPAAVEKAITAKTKVIIPVDIAGYPADYDEIFEIAERKKSLFRPKKGTYQEKLGRIMILADAAHSFGSIYKGKKVGSVADFTSFSFHAIKNLTTAEGGALTWCHKDWMDSEEAYRQLMLLALHGQNKDALAKMKAGAWKYDIVMPGYKCNMTDIMAAIGLAQLKRYDNEILIKKKELVSWYEKGLKNLEDKLELPVFQEGNTESCRHLYMIRLKNAGEQKRNQVIEKLAEAGIATNVHFQPLPLFTAYKELGFEMKNYPNAYDMYQNEISLPLHDLLTEEDVKYICEYVKKSILQKI, from the coding sequence ATGGAGAAAAAAATTATACAATTTTCACCACCGGATATTACACAAGCAGAAATTAATGAAGTTGTAGATACATTAAAATCAGGTTGGATTACTACAGGACCAAAAACAAAAAAGTTTGAAGAAGAAATTAGTCAATATTGCCATTCCGATAAGACAGTATGTTTCAATTCAGCCACTGCAGCTATGGAATTAGCATTGAAATTATTTGATATAGGGCCTGGGGATGAAGTAATTACTTCCGTTTATACTTATACAGCATCTGCGAGTGTAGCTTTACATTGTGGAGCAAAAGTAGTTTTAGTAGATACCAAAAAAGGAAGTTTTAATATTGATCCAGCTGCTGTTGAAAAAGCAATTACAGCAAAAACAAAAGTAATTATTCCTGTAGATATAGCAGGATATCCCGCTGATTATGATGAAATTTTTGAAATTGCAGAAAGAAAAAAATCATTGTTTCGTCCTAAAAAAGGAACTTATCAAGAAAAATTAGGAAGAATTATGATATTAGCAGATGCTGCTCATTCTTTTGGAAGTATTTATAAAGGAAAAAAAGTGGGAAGTGTAGCAGATTTTACTTCTTTTTCTTTCCATGCCATTAAAAATTTAACAACCGCAGAAGGAGGAGCTTTAACTTGGTGTCATAAGGATTGGATGGATAGTGAAGAAGCATATAGACAATTAATGTTATTAGCACTGCATGGTCAAAATAAAGATGCTCTCGCGAAAATGAAAGCGGGAGCATGGAAGTATGATATTGTAATGCCAGGTTATAAATGTAATATGACAGACATTATGGCAGCCATTGGATTGGCCCAATTAAAAAGATATGATAACGAAATTTTAATCAAAAAGAAAGAGCTGGTATCTTGGTATGAAAAAGGTTTAAAAAATTTAGAAGATAAATTAGAATTACCAGTCTTTCAAGAAGGAAATACAGAAAGTTGTCGACATTTATATATGATTCGTTTGAAAAATGCAGGAGAACAAAAAAGAAATCAAGTCATAGAAAAACTAGCAGAAGCCGGAATTGCTACTAATGTTCATTTTCAACCATTACCCCTTTTCACAGCATATAAGGAGTTAGGTTTTGAAATGAAGAACTATCCTAATGCTTATGACATGTATCAAAACGAGATTTCTTTACCTTTACATGATTTGCTAACGGAAGAAGATGTAAAGTATATTTGTGAATATGTAAAAAAGAGTATATTACAGAAAATTTAA
- a CDS encoding sugar transferase, which yields MLKRTFDVICSGIGILFLLPFFLLISICIKLDSKGPVIFKQIRITKNGKKFYIYKFRTMKMNTESQGQLTIGKDNRITRVGAFLRKTKLDELAQLFNVFLGDMSIVGPRPEVPKYVALYTEEQKEILKVKAGITDYASIYFSKENELLEGKENPEQYYIHEIMPKKIKLNKKYIQEISLMTDIKIIILTIFKILK from the coding sequence ATGTTAAAACGAACATTTGATGTAATCTGTTCTGGAATAGGGATATTATTTTTACTACCCTTTTTTCTGCTTATATCTATCTGTATAAAATTAGATAGCAAAGGACCTGTTATTTTTAAACAGATTCGTATCACAAAAAATGGAAAGAAATTCTATATCTATAAATTTCGAACTATGAAAATGAATACAGAATCTCAGGGCCAATTAACAATCGGAAAGGATAATCGAATTACTCGCGTTGGAGCCTTTTTAAGAAAAACTAAATTAGATGAGTTAGCCCAGCTATTTAATGTTTTTCTAGGAGACATGAGCATCGTCGGTCCTAGACCAGAAGTCCCTAAATATGTCGCATTGTATACAGAAGAACAAAAAGAAATTTTAAAAGTCAAAGCAGGAATTACCGATTATGCTTCTATTTATTTTTCAAAGGAAAATGAATTATTAGAAGGAAAAGAAAATCCTGAACAATACTATATTCATGAAATTATGCCCAAAAAAATCAAGTTAAATAAAAAATATATTCAAGAAATATCTTTGATGACAGATATTAAGATTATTATACTGACCATTTTTAAAATTTTGAAGTAA